One segment of Labrus mixtus chromosome 10, fLabMix1.1, whole genome shotgun sequence DNA contains the following:
- the gask1b gene encoding Golgi-associated kinase 1B yields MIISLVLMGKSRFHWLCFPCLRLTGSFRRCPLSKRTLIIGIICVIYLFFVVSEFGLSQQNQERRTDKDKYRHTRGLYNLETGDALPDSVPTRSNVVYITLKTKRLKPANIRGTIRPKLRRKVRRNNTAGSAFTQNKLSTLEQDAGQIKSNFERNTSWGETRDVDYKSLDLINDFNFADSHISSIRIYSQRAPPWLSPQDVKAMRFLADAKVLRIKEVSHGDSPSLLIFQGEASGSVSDQQLADRVGVCGGQCGVINSPVDNTEVFAFHLDRVLGLNRTLPAVSRKFSFLHDGQPCPVVSWDASLYPEGLAAGSSTLRLTWGEYQSSLKQRCWHKNISPKPDSGCSTAHHYEWSKLALFDFLLQIHHRLDQSCCGFRPRHEDLCVELGRHAECVDQNNIPLANIVHRGHDPRHLVFTNNKGFFDRNEDNLDFRLLQGIKELPEQAVSVLRSRKLREKLLQSLFLDQTYWESQGGRQGIDKLIDVIERRVRVLLTYINAHGIKVITMNA; encoded by the exons ATGATAATATCATTAGTTCTAATGGGGAAGTCTCGCTTTCACTGGCTCTGCTTCCCTTGTCTAAGATTGACCGGCAGCTTTCGGAGATGCCCTCTTTCCAAAAGGACTTTGATCATTGGGATTATTTGTgttatctatttgttttttgtagtcTCGGAGTTTGGGCTCTCGCAGCAAAACCAGGAGAGAAGGACTGACAAAGACAAGTACCGACACACCCGTGGATTGTACAACTTAGAAACTGGTGATGCGCTGCCAGACTCTGTCCCAACACGGTCTAACGTAGTGTACATAACGCTGAAGACTAAGCGGCTGAAACCGGCAAATATCCGGGGTACAATCAGACCAAAACTGAGGAGAAAAGTAAGGAGGAATAACACGGCTGGTTCAGCTTTTACGCAGAACAAACTTTCCACTTTGGAGCAGGACGCGGGACAAATTAAGAGCAACTTTGAACGCAACACTTCCTGGGGAGAAACTCGGGATGTTGATTATAAATCTTTGGATTTAATAAACGATTTTAACTTTGCTGACTCTCATATTAGTTCTATCCGGATTTACAGCCAGAGGGCACCGCCATGGCTCAGCCCGCAGGACGTGAAAGCCATGCGCTTTCTCGCGGATGCCAAAGTTTTGCGCATCAAAGAAGTTTCCCACGGAGACTCTCCGTCACTTCTGATATTTCAGGGGGAAGCTAGTGGTTCAGTATCCGACCAACAACTCGCAGACAGAGTCGGTGTGTGTGGAGGGCAGTGTGGTGTGATCAACAGCCCCGTGGACAACACGGAGGTCTTCGCTTTCCACCTGGACAGGGTGCTGGGGCTCAACAGGACGCTGCCGGCTGTGAGCAGAAAGTTCAGCTTCCTACACG ACGGCCAGCCCTGTCCAGTGGTGTCATGGGATGCATCTCTCTACCCAGAAGGCCTTGCTGCAGGCTCATCCACCCTGAGGTTAACGTGGGGGGAGTACCAGAGCTCCCTGAAACAGAGGTGCTGGCATAAAAACATCAGCCCGAAGCCCGACTCTGGCTGCTCCACCGCTCATCACTACGAGTGGAGTAAACTGGCTCTGTTTGACTTCTTATTACAG ATTCACCACCGCCTGGATCAGAGCTGCTGTGGGTTCAGGCCGCGGCACGAGGATTTGTGTGTCGAACTCGGACGCCATGCTGAATGTGTCGACCAGAACAACATACCACTGGCGAACATCGTCCACAGAGGTCATGATCCCAGACACCTGGTCTTCACCAACAATAAGGGATTCTTCGACCGGAACGAGGACAACCTGGACTTCAGGCTTCTGCAGGGAATCAAAGA GCTTCCTGAGCAGGCTGTGTCAGTGCTGAGGAGCAGGAAGCTGAGGGAGAAGCTCCTCCAGTCCCTGTTCCTGGACCAGACGTACTGGGAGAGCCAAGGCGGCCGGCAGGGCATTGACAAACTGATCGACGTCATCGAGAGGCGGGTCAGGGTGCTCCTCACCTACATCAACGCTCACGGCATCAAAGTCATCACCATGAATGCATGA